A segment of the Bacillus pseudomycoides genome:
CTTCATAAGACCAACATAAAAGCATAAAACTAGTCAGTACCCCCGCTTTTAGTAACCTTAATTTCATTCTGTCATTCTCCAATCTATTTAATGTTTAATATTTATATAGTACATTTTATCATGGTATATTGTTAATTTTCTATAATATAATACTATTAAACTAACAAAGTAAAACCAAATCTTCAGAGGAACTAACTTTTTCATTTCATAAAACCCTATAATATGTCTTTAACTGCAATAAAAATGTGATGGTTAAATAAAAAAAATCCCTCTATATTCCCTCACTTCATTTTCTCATATATTTTAATAACCGTTTCTACTAAAACAATAAATACCCAAATAGCGCAAAAGATTAAAACAGATTGAAATATAGCACCTAATGCAATAAAACCTGCTGACCCAGATCCTTCGACAGATATAGAGGTTTGAAATCCATTACTAGGCCCACTCATAAGAGAAACGGTATATACAGAAGTGAAAATTGAAACTATTAAATAAATAACGCTCATCACTTTTAATATTTTTATGGAAAGATAGGAAGGTTCTCTTTTGGCATTTAAAATTCTCCATTTTCTATCCCTTTTTGTAAACAATCTTCACATAGAAGTTCATCTTGAATTTTTTTTGCCACCATGCATTGTTCCTGTTATCTCTTTACAACGCGAACACTTTCGATTAAACATACTTGTTGCCTCCCCTATATATGCCATTTATACTTACTATATCCGTCTTTTTGACTATATCACCTTTTGGTTTTAGGTATTTTTCACAATATATATTTATTATGAAATGAGGGATTTATATATGAAACTAAAGCCCAGTTCTGGTTATAAAAAGGAGAACCAACACTATATATTACGTCCTAGTTGCTATGCTGTTATCTTTAATGAGCATTATACGAAAATAGCAATTATTAAAAAAGGAACTCGATTTTTTTTACCTGGAGGTGGCATGGAGCAAAGTGAAACAAAAGAATTATGTTTACACCGTGAACTTGCAGAAGAGCTCGGTTGGGATATTGAAATTCAGCACTATATCGGCAATGCTGAGCGATACTTTTATGCTGAAAATGAAGATACATACTACTTAAATGACGGATATTTTTACATTTGTAAAAAAATGCAAACACAACATATGGCCTCGGAACAAGATCATATTTTACATTGGCTCTCCCCTTCTGAAGCTCAACATCTACTTACACATGAACATCAACAATGGGCTGTGAAACAAGCTCTAGCATTCAAAAAATAAAGAGAGCTCTTTCCTAAGAAAGAGCTCTCCTTAACATTAACTCACTTTTTTCAAATTGAGAGCTGGCTTTTTTACAGCTCCTTTTTTTACAACATATAAACCAATAAAGATAACGAATCCGCCGACTAATTGCATCATATTCATTCTTTCTCCAATTGTTACTGCGGCAACAATGACAGCAAATAGTGGGACAAGATACATATAGACCATTACTTTTGTAGAACCAATTTTACTTATGCCTACATACCACATCGCAAGACCAAAGACTGTCGCAAAT
Coding sequences within it:
- a CDS encoding NUDIX hydrolase, coding for MKLKPSSGYKKENQHYILRPSCYAVIFNEHYTKIAIIKKGTRFFLPGGGMEQSETKELCLHRELAEELGWDIEIQHYIGNAERYFYAENEDTYYLNDGYFYICKKMQTQHMASEQDHILHWLSPSEAQHLLTHEHQQWAVKQALAFKK